A region from the Desulfuromonas sp. TF genome encodes:
- a CDS encoding alpha/beta fold hydrolase, with protein MRKVNNFFSIDGVLLEYLWLGPGPDEAPTLVFLHEGLGCVDLWKDFPERAAEATGWGALVYSRAGYGKSDPCVLPRPLGFMHTEGLVTLPRVLDAAGIRRAVLVGHSDGASIALINAGGLRDERIVGLALMAPHVLVEQITVESIREAGEAYEKTDLRQRLSRYHGDNVDCAFLGWNRAWLHPLFLSWNLEIFLPGIEVPVLLIQGEEDNYGTALQLETIERGLPAPPEVRLLERCGHSPFRDQPGSTLQALAGFVSGLKAGLP; from the coding sequence ATGCGAAAGGTGAATAACTTTTTCTCGATCGACGGCGTGTTGCTGGAATACCTGTGGCTGGGTCCCGGCCCCGATGAGGCGCCCACCCTGGTGTTTCTCCACGAAGGTCTCGGATGCGTCGACCTGTGGAAGGATTTTCCTGAGCGCGCGGCCGAAGCGACCGGCTGGGGAGCGCTGGTCTACAGCCGAGCCGGGTACGGAAAATCGGATCCCTGCGTGCTGCCGCGCCCCCTCGGATTCATGCACACCGAGGGTCTGGTCACCCTCCCCCGGGTGCTCGATGCGGCCGGCATACGCCGCGCGGTCCTGGTGGGGCACAGCGACGGGGCCTCCATCGCCCTGATCAACGCGGGGGGCCTTCGGGATGAGCGCATCGTGGGGCTGGCACTGATGGCCCCTCACGTGCTGGTGGAACAGATTACCGTAGAGAGCATCCGCGAGGCCGGGGAGGCTTATGAAAAGACCGACTTGCGCCAGCGCCTGAGCCGCTACCACGGCGACAACGTGGACTGCGCCTTCCTGGGATGGAACCGGGCCTGGCTCCACCCCCTCTTTCTCTCCTGGAACCTGGAGATCTTCCTGCCGGGGATCGAGGTGCCGGTGCTGCTCATCCAGGGGGAAGAGGACAATTACGGCACGGCGCTGCAGCTGGAGACGATCGAACGGGGGCTGCCCGCCCCACCGGAGGTCCGCCTGCTGGAGCGGTGCGGCCATTCCCCTTTCCGCGACCAGCCAGGGTCGACCCTGCAGGCGCTCGCCGGCTTTGTCTCGGGACTGAAGGCGGGCCTTCCATGA
- a CDS encoding NUDIX hydrolase, translated as MSTESPRHIVVVSSLVRNAQDQVLLVRHHKRGWEIPQGRVEEGESLMEALRREVLEETGVEIDPGPLACVWSKLSPPTALIFTFLARYRSGEPTPCSECPELGWFAPAESLARVTHPVNRDRLGTLLDFKGTTLYRAYDTNPYRVLGEGA; from the coding sequence ATGAGCACGGAGAGCCCGAGACACATCGTCGTCGTCTCCTCCCTGGTCCGCAACGCGCAGGACCAGGTCCTTCTGGTCCGCCATCATAAGCGCGGCTGGGAGATCCCCCAGGGACGGGTCGAGGAGGGGGAGAGCCTGATGGAGGCTCTGCGCCGGGAGGTCCTTGAGGAGACCGGTGTGGAGATCGACCCCGGCCCGCTGGCCTGCGTCTGGTCGAAGCTCTCGCCGCCCACCGCCCTGATTTTCACCTTTCTCGCCCGCTACCGCAGCGGCGAACCGACCCCCTGCAGTGAATGCCCGGAGCTCGGCTGGTTCGCTCCCGCCGAGTCCCTGGCGCGGGTCACTCATCCCGTGAACCGTGACCGCCTCGGAACCCTCCTCGATTTTAAAGGGACTACCCTCTACCGCGCCTATGACACGAATCCTTATCGGGTGCTTGGGGAAGGGGCATAG
- a CDS encoding patatin-like phospholipase family protein has translation MSRPGKIGLALGGGAARAFSHIGVIEGLEKHGISIDIVTGTSMGAIIGAMYAARGDLAELKKKITAYLQSNEFATSGFDFFRELDADGEGLLFQMGRLARRGVFNALMVTRTALVSDETAMRNYACMVDDMAIEETRLPFAAVALDLGSGEVVVLDRGPLRRAIAASCAMPGVLNPVEHDGRLLVDGGWAEAVPVCAARQLGADIVIAVEVGDPPAAFEAPRNALDVIARADAMVRNVLANEQLKSADIILSPQNGVAHWADFSTAALAISRGEEEVDRRIEDLRRAVGKEKRSGWWGWGARSA, from the coding sequence ATGAGCAGACCCGGCAAAATCGGCCTGGCCCTCGGAGGGGGAGCGGCTCGGGCCTTCTCCCACATCGGCGTCATTGAGGGCCTGGAAAAACACGGCATTTCAATCGACATCGTGACCGGCACCAGCATGGGGGCGATCATCGGCGCCATGTATGCCGCCCGGGGAGACTTGGCGGAGCTTAAGAAAAAGATCACAGCCTACCTGCAGAGCAATGAGTTCGCCACATCGGGATTCGACTTCTTCAGGGAGCTCGATGCCGATGGCGAGGGGCTGCTGTTTCAGATGGGGCGCCTGGCGCGTCGCGGGGTATTCAACGCCCTTATGGTGACTCGCACCGCCCTGGTCAGCGACGAGACCGCCATGCGCAACTACGCCTGCATGGTCGACGACATGGCGATCGAAGAAACCCGCCTCCCCTTCGCTGCCGTCGCTCTCGACCTGGGCAGCGGCGAGGTGGTCGTCCTCGACCGGGGTCCCCTGCGCCGGGCCATCGCCGCCTCTTGTGCCATGCCGGGGGTGCTCAATCCGGTGGAGCACGACGGCCGACTCCTGGTCGACGGAGGCTGGGCCGAAGCCGTGCCGGTGTGCGCCGCCCGCCAGCTCGGCGCCGATATCGTCATCGCCGTCGAGGTGGGTGATCCCCCGGCGGCCTTCGAGGCGCCGCGCAACGCCCTCGACGTCATCGCCCGGGCAGACGCAATGGTGCGCAATGTCCTCGCCAACGAACAGCTCAAGTCGGCCGACATCATCCTCTCTCCTCAGAACGGCGTCGCCCACTGGGCGGACTTCTCCACCGCCGCGCTGGCCATCTCGCGGGGGGAGGAGGAAGTAGACCGGCGCATCGAAGACCTTCGCCGGGCTGTCGGCAAGGAGAAGCGGTCAGGCTGGTGGGGATGGGGGGCCAGGAGTGCTTAA
- a CDS encoding DMT family protein, with translation MPAIFQTTLLLILSNIFMTFAWYGHLKTLNHRVWYIAALASWGIALFEYLLQVPANRIGFTALDLPQLKILQEVITLAVFIPFALLYMQQPLKLDYLWAALCLLGAVFFTFRG, from the coding sequence ATGCCCGCCATTTTTCAGACCACCCTCCTGCTGATCCTTTCCAACATTTTCATGACCTTCGCCTGGTACGGACACCTCAAGACCCTCAACCATCGGGTCTGGTACATCGCCGCCCTGGCAAGCTGGGGGATCGCCCTATTCGAGTACCTGCTGCAGGTGCCTGCCAACCGAATCGGTTTCACAGCCCTGGACCTGCCGCAGTTGAAGATTCTGCAGGAGGTGATCACCCTGGCCGTCTTCATCCCCTTTGCCCTCCTCTACATGCAGCAGCCCCTCAAGCTCGACTACCTCTGGGCGGCTCTCTGCCTTCTCGGCGCGGTCTTCTTCACCTTCAGAGGGTGA
- a CDS encoding YIP1 family protein, giving the protein MDFKLLWNRIVRAAKLDVHLYEEVEADRGALGQAALVVVLSSLAAGVGGAAEGGIPGLLVLALAALAGWFIWAWLIWIIGTKLLPEPQTSADTGEMLRTLGFAASPGLIRFLGVIPALAVIVNIIAGIWMLVATITAVRQALDYRSTWRAVGVCLVGWIVQILVLAVVFAALGVGVPR; this is encoded by the coding sequence ATGGATTTCAAACTGCTGTGGAACCGCATCGTGCGTGCCGCAAAGCTCGATGTCCATCTGTACGAGGAAGTGGAGGCCGACCGCGGCGCCCTGGGACAGGCTGCCCTGGTAGTGGTGCTGTCGAGCCTGGCCGCCGGCGTAGGCGGGGCTGCCGAAGGAGGGATCCCGGGGCTGCTGGTTCTCGCCCTGGCCGCCCTGGCCGGATGGTTCATCTGGGCATGGCTGATCTGGATCATCGGCACGAAGCTTCTGCCCGAGCCACAGACCTCCGCCGATACGGGGGAGATGCTGCGCACCCTCGGCTTCGCAGCTTCCCCGGGGCTGATCCGTTTTCTAGGGGTTATCCCCGCACTGGCGGTGATCGTCAACATCATTGCCGGAATCTGGATGCTGGTGGCCACGATCACCGCTGTGCGACAGGCCCTCGACTACCGCAGTACATGGCGGGCGGTGGGGGTCTGCCTGGTCGGCTGGATCGTCCAGATTCTCGTGCTGGCCGTGGTCTTCGCCGCACTCGGTGTCGGCGTACCCCGCTAG
- a CDS encoding hydantoinase B/oxoprolinase family protein — MKDSIDPIRLEVLKNRFTSLTEEMGAVLMRTAFSPNIKERRDFSCALFDRRGDMVAQAAHIPVHLGSMPLSVAAALERGDLFPGDMILLNDPYRGGTHLPDLTLVTPVFFSGDAPDFFLANRAHHADVGGMTAGSLPLSTEIFQEGMLIPPVKIVRGGEIDRELLALMLANVRTPVEREGDLTAQLAANRTGERRLREIVAQYGLEETEGYCRALLDYGARMMADVVAAIPDGTYRFEDVLDDDGAGGDSVPIRCSVTVAGDRATVDFSGCAPQVPGCVNAVQAITLSAVFYVFRLLAPEEIPNNAGCMRPIEVRTKPGTVADCIFPAAVAGGNVETSQRLVDVLLGALAEALPGLIPAASCGSMNNLTIGGVDPRSGELFAYYETIAGGAGGSPEGEGASGIQTHMTNTLNTPVEALEHAYPLRVRRYALRDGSGGEGRHRGGEGVVKEVELLGKARITLISERRQTAPYGLQGGGPGRTGRNLLLRDGRERELPAKSTIEGLPGDRLIIETPGGGGWGDRGEEGP, encoded by the coding sequence ATGAAAGACTCCATCGACCCCATCCGCCTCGAAGTCCTCAAGAACCGCTTCACCTCCCTCACCGAGGAGATGGGGGCGGTGCTGATGCGCACAGCCTTTTCCCCAAACATCAAGGAGCGGCGCGACTTCTCCTGCGCCCTTTTCGACCGCCGGGGAGATATGGTCGCCCAGGCCGCCCACATCCCCGTGCACCTCGGCTCCATGCCCCTGTCGGTGGCCGCCGCCCTGGAGCGCGGCGATCTCTTCCCCGGTGATATGATCCTCCTCAACGATCCTTACCGCGGCGGCACCCATCTCCCCGACCTGACCCTGGTGACTCCGGTCTTCTTCAGCGGCGACGCCCCCGACTTCTTCCTCGCCAACCGCGCCCACCACGCCGACGTCGGGGGGATGACCGCCGGCTCCCTGCCGCTGTCCACCGAGATCTTCCAGGAGGGGATGCTCATCCCGCCGGTGAAGATCGTCCGCGGCGGCGAGATCGACCGGGAGCTGCTGGCCTTGATGCTGGCCAACGTGCGCACACCAGTGGAGCGGGAGGGGGACCTGACCGCCCAGCTGGCCGCCAACCGCACCGGCGAGCGGCGGCTTCGGGAGATCGTGGCGCAGTACGGGCTGGAGGAGACGGAAGGGTACTGCCGGGCCCTGCTCGACTACGGGGCGCGGATGATGGCGGATGTGGTCGCAGCGATCCCGGATGGGACGTACCGCTTCGAGGATGTCCTCGACGACGACGGAGCCGGAGGCGATTCCGTTCCGATCCGCTGCTCGGTGACCGTGGCGGGGGATCGGGCGACGGTCGATTTCTCCGGTTGCGCTCCCCAAGTCCCCGGCTGCGTCAACGCGGTGCAGGCGATCACCCTCTCGGCGGTCTTCTACGTCTTCCGCCTGCTGGCTCCGGAGGAGATCCCAAACAATGCCGGGTGCATGCGCCCCATCGAGGTGAGGACGAAGCCGGGGACGGTGGCGGACTGCATCTTCCCGGCGGCGGTAGCGGGAGGCAACGTGGAAACCTCCCAGCGCCTCGTCGACGTCCTGCTCGGCGCACTGGCCGAGGCCCTGCCGGGGCTGATTCCGGCGGCGAGCTGCGGCTCGATGAACAATCTCACCATCGGCGGGGTCGATCCTCGCAGCGGCGAGCTCTTCGCCTACTACGAGACGATCGCCGGCGGTGCGGGGGGAAGTCCGGAGGGGGAGGGGGCGAGCGGCATCCAGACCCACATGACCAACACTCTCAATACGCCGGTGGAGGCCCTGGAGCATGCCTACCCTTTGCGGGTGCGGCGTTACGCCCTGCGGGACGGTTCAGGGGGGGAGGGAAGGCACCGGGGCGGGGAGGGGGTGGTGAAGGAGGTGGAACTGCTCGGCAAGGCCCGCATCACACTGATCAGCGAGCGCCGGCAGACGGCGCCTTACGGCCTGCAGGGGGGCGGGCCGGGACGCACGGGACGCAACTTGCTTCTCCGAGATGGCCGGGAGCGGGAGCTGCCGGCCAAGTCGACCATCGAGGGGCTGCCGGGTGACCGCCTGATTATCGAGACGCCCGGAGGAGGGGGGTGGGGAGACAGAGGAGAGGAAGGGCCCTGA
- a CDS encoding RecQ family ATP-dependent DNA helicase, producing the protein MSSTPLDTLREVFGYDAFRPYQEEIVETLIGGGDAFVLMPTGGGKSLCYQVPALHRPGTAIVVSPLISLMKDQVDALVANGVRAAFYNSSLGAAESRRVLAELHGGGLDLLYVAPERLMSDSFVERLEEVPVALFAIDEAHCVSQWGHDFRPEYVQLGRLRADFPDVPMIALTATADPQTRDDILHRLGLRRARLFAAGFDRPNI; encoded by the coding sequence ATGTCCAGCACACCGCTTGATACCCTGCGCGAGGTCTTCGGCTATGACGCCTTCCGCCCTTACCAGGAGGAGATCGTCGAGACCCTGATCGGCGGCGGGGATGCCTTCGTCCTGATGCCCACCGGCGGCGGCAAGTCCCTCTGCTATCAGGTTCCGGCGCTGCACCGCCCCGGCACGGCGATCGTGGTGTCTCCGCTGATCTCGCTGATGAAGGACCAGGTCGATGCGCTGGTCGCCAACGGGGTGCGGGCGGCCTTCTACAACTCCTCCCTGGGGGCCGCCGAATCGCGGCGGGTGCTTGCGGAGCTGCACGGCGGCGGCCTGGATCTCCTCTATGTCGCGCCGGAGCGCCTGATGAGCGACTCCTTCGTGGAGAGGCTGGAGGAGGTGCCTGTAGCTCTCTTCGCTATCGACGAGGCCCACTGCGTCTCCCAGTGGGGGCACGATTTCCGCCCGGAGTACGTGCAGCTCGGCCGCCTGCGCGCCGACTTCCCAGACGTGCCGATGATCGCCCTCACCGCCACCGCCGACCCCCAGACCCGCGACGACATCCTCCATCGCCTCGGCCTGCGGCGGGCCCGCCTCTTCGCAGCCGGCTTCGACCGTCCCAACATCC
- a CDS encoding RecQ family ATP-dependent DNA helicase has product DRPNIRYTVVDKQKPFAQLMAFLDGRRNEAGIVYALSRKRVEEVAARLDAEGIAAGAYHAGLPDDERKRVQEAFLRDDLQVVVATVAFGMGIDKPNVRFVVHYDLPKNIESYYQETGRAGRDGLPAEALLLFGYGEIAVIRGLIEKGGNPEQNRIELHKLQAMIGFAEPLTCRRRVLLGYFGETLAEDCGNCDICLNPPERYDATVEAQKALSCVFRVGQRFGMGHVIDVLRGARNQRVLELGHDRLSTYGIGAEKSQEAWSGLIRQLVHLGYLQQDVASFSVLKLTEAARPILRGEQELILPRPRVKPTGVKKPARRKVGELDYDEDLFQSLRALRKRLADEAGVPPYVVFGDAALAEMASYRPTDQEALLRINGVGKLKLARYGADFIEEIIGYMCR; this is encoded by the coding sequence GACCGTCCCAACATCCGCTACACGGTGGTGGACAAGCAGAAGCCCTTCGCCCAGCTCATGGCCTTTCTCGACGGCCGCCGGAATGAGGCGGGGATCGTCTATGCCCTCTCCCGCAAGCGGGTCGAGGAGGTGGCGGCACGCCTCGACGCCGAAGGGATTGCCGCGGGCGCCTATCACGCCGGCCTTCCCGATGACGAACGCAAGCGGGTGCAGGAGGCCTTTCTGCGCGACGACCTGCAGGTGGTAGTGGCGACGGTGGCCTTCGGCATGGGGATCGACAAGCCGAACGTGCGCTTCGTGGTCCATTACGATCTGCCGAAGAACATCGAAAGCTACTACCAGGAGACCGGCCGGGCCGGCCGCGACGGGCTTCCCGCCGAGGCCCTGCTCCTCTTCGGCTACGGCGAGATCGCCGTCATCCGCGGCCTGATCGAGAAGGGGGGAAACCCGGAGCAGAACCGCATCGAGCTGCACAAGCTGCAGGCGATGATCGGCTTCGCCGAGCCGCTGACCTGCCGCCGGCGGGTGCTCCTCGGCTATTTCGGCGAGACCCTGGCGGAGGACTGCGGCAACTGCGACATCTGCCTCAATCCCCCCGAGCGCTACGACGCCACGGTGGAGGCCCAGAAGGCCCTCTCCTGCGTCTTCAGGGTGGGGCAGCGCTTCGGTATGGGGCACGTGATCGACGTGCTGCGCGGCGCCAGGAACCAGCGCGTCCTGGAGCTCGGACACGACCGGCTCTCCACCTACGGCATCGGCGCCGAGAAGAGTCAGGAGGCTTGGAGCGGGCTGATCCGGCAGCTGGTGCACCTGGGCTACCTGCAGCAGGACGTGGCCAGCTTTTCCGTGCTGAAATTGACCGAGGCGGCCCGGCCGATCCTGCGCGGCGAGCAGGAGCTGATCCTGCCCCGTCCGCGGGTCAAGCCCACCGGGGTGAAGAAGCCGGCGCGAAGGAAGGTTGGCGAACTCGATTATGACGAGGACCTCTTCCAGTCCTTGCGCGCCCTTCGCAAGCGACTGGCGGACGAGGCGGGGGTGCCCCCCTACGTGGTCTTCGGCGATGCGGCCCTAGCAGAGATGGCGTCCTACCGACCCACGGACCAGGAGGCGCTGTTGCGGATTAACGGGGTGGGAAAGCTGAAGCTGGCCCGCTACGGGGCGGATTTCATCGAGGAGATCATCGGCTATATGTGCCGGTAA
- a CDS encoding protein-L-isoaspartate(D-aspartate) O-methyltransferase: protein MRQARIREMLRVIESEFAYAAPITGRAALDERVMAAMGKVPRDEFVPSALKSAAFADNALPIGDGQTISQPFIVALMTDLLEPGEDDVVLEVGTGSGYQTAILSTLVRKVYSIEVLPDLAQKAAERLRRLGYENVETHTGNGYLGLPERAPFDGIIVTAAASHLPPPLIEQLKPGGRMVIPIGLPYMHQELMVVEKDKEDETRTRSVLGVAFVPLTGGRGDGREE, encoded by the coding sequence ATGCGTCAGGCCAGAATCAGGGAGATGCTGCGCGTCATCGAGAGCGAGTTCGCCTACGCCGCGCCGATTACCGGCCGGGCAGCCCTCGATGAACGTGTCATGGCCGCCATGGGAAAGGTCCCCCGCGACGAATTCGTCCCCTCCGCGCTGAAATCCGCCGCCTTTGCCGACAATGCCCTCCCCATCGGCGACGGCCAGACGATCTCGCAGCCTTTCATCGTCGCCCTGATGACCGACCTTCTGGAGCCCGGAGAAGACGACGTGGTCCTGGAAGTGGGGACCGGTTCGGGATACCAGACGGCTATCCTCTCCACCCTCGTGAGGAAGGTCTACAGCATCGAGGTCCTGCCGGACCTGGCTCAAAAAGCGGCCGAGCGGCTGCGCCGTCTCGGCTACGAAAACGTCGAGACCCACACCGGCAACGGCTATCTCGGGCTTCCCGAACGCGCCCCCTTCGACGGCATCATCGTCACCGCGGCGGCCAGCCACTTGCCCCCGCCGCTGATTGAACAGCTCAAGCCCGGCGGCCGCATGGTGATTCCCATCGGCCTGCCGTATATGCATCAGGAACTGATGGTAGTGGAAAAGGACAAAGAGGACGAGACCCGTACCCGCAGCGTGCTCGGCGTGGCCTTCGTCCCCCTGACCGGAGGCCGGGGAGACGGCCGGGAGGAATGA
- a CDS encoding CsbD family protein — protein MDSRELHGKWEQLRGIVQEFWGELTGSDLDYIAGERHRLVGKLEEKYGMSREEAERKVDEIADRL, from the coding sequence ATGGACAGCAGGGAACTCCACGGCAAATGGGAACAGCTCAGGGGCATCGTCCAGGAGTTCTGGGGCGAGCTGACCGGCAGCGATCTCGACTACATCGCCGGTGAACGCCATCGGCTGGTCGGCAAGCTGGAAGAGAAGTACGGCATGAGCCGGGAAGAGGCGGAACGCAAGGTGGACGAGATCGCCGACAGGCTCTGA
- a CDS encoding SDR family oxidoreductase, which yields MDSILIIGCGDVGLRAARLAREKGAAVTVLVRSEESRRRLEAEGFIALAGDLDTPSSLSGLPTRGAVIVYFVPPPGEGAGDSRMNAFCASVAPGEEPSKVVYVSTSGVYGDCGGARVTEGAAVNPRTDRARRRLAAEDHLREWGARRGVAIVVLRVSGIYGPGRLPLERIRAGQPVLAEAEAPWSNRIHVDDLARICIAAGEKGEAGDIFNVSDGRPGTMTGYFNAVAEACGLPRPPQVSLAEARRVMTPLMLSYLGESRRMDNSRMLEKLGVELLYPDLESGIRVSLEEGAEPI from the coding sequence TTGGATTCTATTCTGATCATCGGGTGCGGCGATGTGGGCCTTCGCGCCGCTCGGCTGGCACGAGAGAAGGGGGCGGCAGTCACTGTTCTGGTCCGGTCTGAGGAGAGTCGCCGGCGATTGGAAGCAGAGGGATTCATCGCCCTTGCCGGCGACCTGGACACCCCTTCGTCCCTCTCCGGTCTGCCGACCCGGGGAGCTGTGATCGTCTATTTCGTCCCGCCCCCCGGCGAAGGTGCAGGTGATTCGCGCATGAATGCATTCTGCGCCTCCGTCGCGCCTGGGGAGGAGCCGTCGAAAGTCGTCTATGTCAGCACCAGCGGAGTGTACGGGGACTGCGGCGGTGCCCGGGTCACCGAGGGAGCGGCGGTGAACCCCAGGACCGATCGGGCCCGCCGCCGTCTTGCCGCGGAAGATCACCTTCGGGAGTGGGGGGCGCGGCGCGGCGTCGCCATCGTCGTTCTGCGGGTTTCGGGGATATACGGACCGGGCCGGCTTCCCCTCGAGCGAATCCGCGCCGGGCAGCCGGTTCTGGCCGAAGCCGAGGCCCCCTGGAGCAACCGCATTCACGTCGACGATCTGGCCCGGATCTGCATCGCCGCCGGGGAAAAGGGGGAGGCGGGGGATATCTTCAACGTCAGCGACGGCCGCCCGGGGACCATGACCGGATATTTCAACGCCGTGGCCGAAGCCTGCGGCCTCCCCCGTCCGCCGCAAGTCTCTCTGGCCGAGGCCCGGCGGGTGATGACCCCCCTGATGCTCTCCTACCTGGGCGAATCGCGGCGGATGGACAATTCCCGAATGCTGGAGAAGCTCGGGGTCGAGCTCCTCTATCCCGATCTGGAATCGGGGATACGGGTCAGCCTGGAGGAAGGGGCGGAGCCGATTTAA
- a CDS encoding UbiA-like polyprenyltransferase — protein sequence MTSTAFFDKTRTLLEMIKFSHTVFAFPFALMGVVLASLESGAAPTLGQIWWICVAMVGARSGAMGLNRIIDARIDAENPRTAVRHIPAGKVSLAEAWAFVLVSFAVLLLAAWMLNPLCFYLAPVAVFFLVLYSFCKRFTSLAHLVLGICLAAAPIGSWIALRGDVGWPVVALGLAVLFWVAGFDIFYALQDLEFDRQKGLHSIPARLGGARAILVAKIFHGLMIALLAVIPLGVPLGWIYYLGLAVISGLIAYEHQLVKPGDLSRLNAAFFNMNGYISVTIFLFTLVDALT from the coding sequence ATGACGAGCACTGCCTTTTTCGACAAGACCCGCACCCTGCTGGAGATGATCAAGTTCTCCCACACGGTCTTTGCCTTTCCCTTCGCCCTGATGGGAGTCGTTCTGGCGTCCCTGGAGAGCGGCGCGGCGCCCACCCTCGGCCAGATATGGTGGATCTGCGTGGCGATGGTGGGGGCGCGCAGCGGGGCGATGGGGCTGAACCGCATCATCGATGCCCGCATCGACGCGGAGAACCCCCGCACCGCCGTCCGCCACATCCCCGCGGGGAAGGTTTCCCTCGCCGAGGCCTGGGCTTTTGTCCTCGTCTCCTTCGCCGTCCTTCTCCTGGCGGCCTGGATGCTCAACCCCCTGTGCTTCTACCTGGCGCCGGTGGCCGTCTTCTTCCTGGTCCTCTACTCCTTCTGCAAGCGCTTCACCTCCCTGGCCCACCTGGTGCTGGGGATCTGCCTGGCGGCCGCCCCCATCGGCTCTTGGATCGCCCTGCGCGGTGACGTCGGCTGGCCGGTGGTCGCGCTGGGTCTGGCCGTCCTCTTCTGGGTGGCCGGCTTCGATATCTTCTACGCCCTGCAGGACCTGGAGTTCGACCGGCAGAAGGGACTTCACTCCATTCCTGCCCGGCTGGGAGGCGCCCGGGCGATCCTGGTCGCCAAGATCTTTCACGGACTGATGATCGCCCTCCTCGCCGTCATCCCCCTGGGTGTTCCCCTGGGGTGGATCTACTACCTCGGGCTGGCGGTGATCAGCGGCCTCATCGCCTACGAGCATCAGCTGGTCAAGCCCGGCGACCTCTCCAGGCTCAATGCGGCCTTCTTCAACATGAATGGGTACATCAGCGTGACCATTTTCCTCTTCACGCTGGTGGATGCGTTGACTTGA
- a CDS encoding UbiX family flavin prenyltransferase: MKQIVIAITGASGSIYGLRLTEELLRADCRVSLLLTKSGLDVLRYETGLEWEGTTSARKQLMRDYFGGSRKLEHFDEKDLFAPVASGSSAPDAMVVAPCSMGTAGRIAAGMSENLIERAADVVLKERRDLILVPRETPLNQIHLENLLTLSRAGVHILPAMPAFYHRPKKIEELVDFVVGKILDSLGVPHKLFQRWGEDKG; the protein is encoded by the coding sequence ATGAAACAGATCGTCATTGCCATCACCGGGGCCTCGGGCTCCATCTATGGCCTGCGCCTGACGGAAGAGCTGCTCCGCGCCGACTGCCGGGTGTCTCTGCTGCTGACCAAGTCGGGGCTCGATGTGCTGCGCTACGAGACAGGGCTGGAGTGGGAGGGGACGACCTCGGCCCGCAAACAGTTGATGCGGGATTATTTCGGCGGCAGCAGAAAGCTGGAGCACTTTGACGAGAAGGACCTCTTTGCCCCCGTCGCCAGCGGCTCTTCCGCTCCCGACGCGATGGTGGTCGCCCCCTGCTCCATGGGGACGGCGGGGCGCATCGCCGCGGGCATGAGCGAGAATCTCATCGAGCGGGCCGCCGACGTCGTCCTCAAGGAGCGACGCGACCTGATTCTGGTCCCCCGGGAGACGCCGCTCAACCAGATCCACCTGGAGAACCTCCTCACCCTCTCCCGCGCCGGCGTCCATATCCTGCCGGCCATGCCGGCCTTTTATCACCGGCCGAAGAAGATCGAAGAGCTGGTCGACTTCGTCGTCGGGAAGATCCTCGACAGCCTCGGCGTTCCCCACAAACTCTTCCAGCGATGGGGGGAGGACAAGGGGTAG